In a genomic window of Gossypium arboreum isolate Shixiya-1 chromosome 9, ASM2569848v2, whole genome shotgun sequence:
- the LOC108454243 gene encoding trihelix transcription factor ENAP1-like yields the protein MDEIEDVRYHSNPYGDNQQQGYRSSSSGKLPVRDVSCSRLNGNQYVDGNEDEEEDDEDLSEEDANHCKVNGDQYVRNYNDGNDNKLYDDDEGSNQKNDDVDSRRHPKKRKLKDLVSSYEFVRRVPAPEVASTSVPKPSCGGRNPLTDWTEGETFVLLDAWGDRFLQRKRKSLRAEEWQEVAEKVSEVSKIERTDTQCRNRLDTLKKKYKKEKAMVAETGTSTSNSKWVFFKKMDMLMSSSPQQGVIRKAISDEIRDSPTSSESSDSEEDVSEGLPPKKRRLERQCDDDSWFKLLADSIRKFSNVYEKIENSKRVQMLELENMRMEFHRELEMQKRQILKKLQAEIVKMQEEDNASSD from the coding sequence ATGGATGAGATTGAAGATGTTAGATACCATTCAAATCCATATGGTGATAATCAACAGCAGGGTTATCGATCTTCGAGTAGTGGAAAGCTTCCAGTAAGAGATGTTTCATGTTCTAGATTGAATGGGAATCAATATGTTGATGGTAACGAAGACgaggaagaagatgatgaagatTTGAGTGAGGAAGATGCAAATCATTGTAAAGTTAATGGTGATCAATATGTTAGAAACTATAATGATGGCAACGACAACAAATTGTATGATGATGATGAAGGTTCTAATCAGAAGAATGATGATGTTGACTCGAGGAGGCATCCGAAAAAGAGGAAACTGAAGGATTTGGTGTCAAGTTATGAATTTGTTCGTCGAGTACCAGCACCGGAAGTTGCTTCAACATCAGTGCCAAAGCCTTCATGTGGTGGGAGGAATCCCCTTACGGATTGGACTGAGGGTGAGACATTTGTTTTACTAGATGCGTGGGGTGACCGGTTTTTACAACGCAAGAGGAAGAGTCTCCGAGCCGAAGAATGGCAAGAAGTTGCAGAGAAAGTTTCTGAAGTCTCAAAGATTGAAAGGACTGACACTCAATGTCGCAACCGATTGGATACACTGAAAAAAAAGTACAAGAAAGAGAAGGCTATGGTAGCTGAGACCGGCACTAGCACTAGCAATAGCAAATGGGTTTTTTTCAAGAAGATGGACATGTTAATGTCAAGTTCTCCACAACAGGGTGTTATCCGCAAGGCTATTTCAGATGAAATACGGGATAGTCCAACAAGCTCAGAATCATCCGATAGTGAGGAGGATGTCTCAGAAGGATTGCCACCGAAAAAGAGAAGACTCGAGAGGCAATGCGACGATGATTCTTGGTTCAAATTGCTTGCTGATTCAATTCGGAAATTCAGCAACGTATACGAAAAGATTGAGAATAGCAAAAGGGTGCAGATGTTGGAACTTGAGAATATGAGAATGGAGTTCCATAGGGAATTGGAAATGCAAAAGAGGCAGATCTTGAAGAAACTACAGGCTGAAATTGTGAAAATGCAGGAGGAGGATAATGCTAGTTCTGACTAA
- the LOC108454091 gene encoding FCS-Like Zinc finger 10, translating into MDDNLMADPDSESIFRSDALGLRHISSSLFNIPGFLVGFSAKGSSDSDAVRSPTSPLDLRVFANLSNPFSVKSPQSPSQNGYRKKWDCNKIDLGIVNLLADENKPNGEKLEFPKRKNIIFRPRMKTELPCSSRYSHEFLGNSMKSNSLPRNYIISQLFQARKPETKSGDSSLVFGNEEVPLETKPDSWLSASFIASTQSSDSSPKNFCSENRTIGINSSPQLVSKPSSLPTPLGHTSGSLSAHEIELSEDYTCIISHGPNPKTTRIFGDCILECHNDELTNFDKTAEQLPRFAKNTETLTAYPSDEFLSFCYSCKKKFEKDDDIYMYRGEKAFCSTDCRSEEIFAEEEMEKTCNKTSDDSPEHSDNEDLFVIGMPVNM; encoded by the exons ATGGATGATAATCTGATGGCTGATCCTGATTCGGAGTCCATTTTTCGCTCCGATGCATTGGGCTTACGGCATATTAGCAGCTCACTTTTCAATATTCCTGGTTTCCTGGTTGGGTTTAGCGCTAAGGGTTCTTCAGATTCTGATGCAGTACGAAGTCCTACATCTCCTCTTGATTTGAGAGTTTTTGCGAATCTTAGCAACCCTTTTAGTGTTAAGTCTCCTCAATCGCCATCCCAAAATGGTTACCGGAAGAAATGGGATTGTAATAAGATAGATTTAGGCATTGTGAATTTGCTTGCTGATGAAAATAAACCCAATGGTGAAAAACTCGAGTTCCCAAAGAGAAAGAATATAATATTTAGGCCACGGATGAAGACTGAACTTCCTTGTTCCTCGAGGTATTCACACGAATTCCTCGGAAATTCTATGAAATCCAATTCTTTGCCTAGGAATTACATAATTTCACAACTTTTCCAAGCCAGAAAACCCGAGACCAAGTCCGGAGATTCTAGTCTTGTCTTTGGAAATGAGGAAGTGCCATTAGAAACCAAACCAGATTCCTGGCTTTCCGCTTCCTTTATAGCTTCTACCCAAAGCTCTGATTCAAGTCCCAAAAATTTTTGTTCGGAGAATAGAACCATCGGCATTAATAGTTCACCTCAACTGGTAAGTAAGCCAAGTTCACTTCCTACACCCCTTGGCCATACCTCGGGATCTCTCTCCGCGCACGAGATAGAGCTTTCGGAAGATTATACTTGTATCATTTCTCATGGTCCAAACCCGAAAACAACTCGCATTTTTGGTGACTGTATTTTGGAATGTCACAACGATGAGTTGACCAATTTTGATAAAACAGCTGAACAATTGCCTCGATTCGCTAAGAACACGGAGACGTTAACCGCTTACCCTTCTGATGAGTTCTTGAGCTTCTGTTACTCTTGCAAGAAAAAGTTCGAGAAAGATGACGACATTTATATGTACAG GGGGGAAAAGGCGTTTTGCAGTACTGATTGCCGCTCCGAGGAGATTTTTGCAGAGGAAGAAATGGAGAAAACCTGTAATAAGACCTCCGATGATTCTCCTGAGCATAGTGACAACGAGGATCTCTTCGTAATAGGTATGCCTGTTAACATGTAA